The following coding sequences are from one Loxodonta africana isolate mLoxAfr1 chromosome 18, mLoxAfr1.hap2, whole genome shotgun sequence window:
- the LOC135228020 gene encoding olfactory receptor-like protein DTMT: MGRRNQTVVSEFLLLGLPIEPEQRILFYALFLVMYLTTVVGNFIIIILIQLDSHLHTPMYLFLSNLSFSDLCFSSVTIPKLLQTMQNPVPSIPYTGCLAQMYFFLLFADLESFLLVIMAYDRYVAICFPLHYTTVMSPQLCLCLVALSWVLTTFISLLHTLFMARLSFCADNVIPHFFCDMSALLKLACSNTQINEMMIFILGGLVIIVPFLLIFSSCARTVFSILKVHSARGIRKAFSTCGSHLSVLSLFYGTIIGLYLCPSADNSTVKETVMAVMYTMVTPMLNPFIYSLRNQDIKGALGRVFSKRIFHFSLGP; encoded by the coding sequence ATGGGAAGGAGAAACCAAACTGTTGTCTCAGAGTTCCTCCTCCTGGGCCTGCCCATTGAGCCAGAGCAGCGAATCCTGTTCTATGCCCTGTTCCTGGTCATGTATCTCACCACGGTCGTGGGCAACTTCATCATTATCATTCTCATTCAACTGGACTCCcacctccacactcccatgtattTGTTTCTCAGCAACTTGTCcttctctgacctctgcttctccTCTGTGACCATTCCCAAATTGCTGCAGACCATGCAGAACCCAGTCCCATCCATTCCCTATACAGGATGCCTGGCCCAGATGTACTTCTTTCTGCTTTTTGCGGACCTGGAAAGCTTCCTGCTTGTgatcatggcctatgaccgctatgtggccatctgtttcCCCTTGCACTACACCACTGTCATGAGCCCCCAGCTCTGTCTCTGTCTGGTAGCACTGTCCTGGGTGCTGACCACGTTCATTTCTTTGCTGCACACTTTGTTCATGGCTCGGTTGTCTTTCTGTGCAGACAACGTGATACCTCACTTTTTCTGTGACATGTCTGCTCTGCTGAAGTTGGCCTGCTCTAACACTCAGATAAATGAAATGATGATATTTATCTTGGGAGGGCTTGTCATTATTGTTCCATTCCTGTTGATCTTTTCGTCCTGTGCACGAACTGTCTTCTCTATCCTCAAGGTCCATTCTGCCAGAGGCATCCGAAAGGCTTTCTCCACCTGTGGCTCCCATCTCTCCGTGTTGTCTCTCTTCTATGGGACGATTATTGGTCTCTATTTATGCCCGTCAGCTGATAATTCTACTGTAAAGGAGACTGTCATGGCTGTGATGTACACTATGGTGACCCCCATGCTGAATCCTTTTATTTACAGCCTAAGGAACCAGGACATAAAGGGAGCC
- the LOC100662364 gene encoding olfactory receptor-like protein DTMT, with amino-acid sequence MSGKNQTTIFEFILLGLPIDPEQQILFYGLFLAMYVTTVLGNLVIIVLIRLDSHLHTPMYLFLSNLSLSDLCFSSVTMPKLLQNMQSQVPSIPYAGCLAQMYLFLFFADLESFLLVAMAYDRFVAVCFPLHYTTIMSPQLCLSLVAVSWVLTTFHAMLHTLLTARLCFCGDNLIPHFFCDMSALLKLACSDTQVNELVIFIIGGLVVAIPFLLIILSYVRITSSILKIPSARGICKAFSTCGSHLSVVSLFFGTIIGLYLCPSADRSTIKETVMALMYTVVTPMLNPFIYSLRNRDMKGALGRVLCKRKILSFL; translated from the coding sequence ATGTCAGGAAAGAATCAAACCACCATCTTTGAGTTCATCCTCCTGGGCCTGCCCATTGATCCAGAGCAGCAAATCCTGTTCTATGGCCTGTTCCTGGCCATGTATGTTACCACCGTCCTGGGCAACCTCGTCATCATAGTCCTCATTCGACTGGACTCCCatctccacacacccatgtatttGTTTCTCAGTAACTTGTCCctttctgacctctgcttctcCTCGGTCACAATGCCCAAACTGCTGCAGAACATGCAGAGCCAAGTTCCATCCATCCCCTACGCCGGCTGCCTGGCCCAGATGTacttgtttctgttttttgcaGACCTGGAGAGCTTCCTGCTTGtggccatggcctatgaccgctttgTGGCCGTCTGTTTCCCCTTGCACTACACCACCATCATGAGCCCCCAGCTCTGTCTCTCCCTGGTGGCAGTGTCCTGGGTGCTGACTACGTTCCATGCCATGCTGCACACCCTGCTCACTGCCAGGTTGTGTTTTTGTGGAGACAACTTGATCCCCCATTTTTTCTGTGATATGTCTGCTCTACTGAAGCTGGCCTGCTCTGACACTCAAGTTAATGAGTTGGTGATATTTATCATAGGAGGACTCGTTGTCGCCATCCCATTCTTGCTCATCATCCTGTCCTATGTACGAATCACCTCCTCAATCCTCAAGATCCCTTCTGCCAGAGGTATTTGTAAGGCTTTCTCCACCTGTGGCTCCCACCTCTCTGTGGTGTCTCTTTTCTTTGGaacaattattggtctctacttatgCCCATCTGCTGATCGTTCTACTATTAAGGAAACTGTCATGGCTTTGATGTACACTGTGGTGAcccccatgctgaaccccttcatctacagcctgaggaacagggACATGAAGGGAGCCCTGGGGAGAGTCTTGTGTAAAAGAAAAATTCTCTCCTTTCTATGA